The Candidatus Nitrosymbiomonas proteolyticus genome has a segment encoding these proteins:
- a CDS encoding MutS2 family protein, giving the protein MHALEVLEFAEVLELLAGHCETPMGRERACAQRPRMTLDGVEGLWAETLESTGLSEQGSPPSLAAVQDFGELVTLASKGACLGGRDIFQIAQGLQAMRTFREFVEKCESPLPLLRQLALEFPAAQAIERQVFQSLEPSGEVRDSASPELARLRRRLTSHQGKVLERVQSYVSGKTRALLSDPLYTQRDNRYVIPLKAEHKGKIRGIVHGSSASGQTVFVEPEDVLQLTNAIRQIEGEIEEEIQRVLTQLSAALGSVAPETLGGIESAARFDLLLAKVRLSNSWAGSAPDLVGDQHGISLRRARHPLLDPAIVVPLDVEVGFERNGLLITGPNTGGKTVAIKTIGLCALLAQCGIPPPADAVRLGPFTQFWCDIGDEQSIQQSLSTFSGHIKNIAAAIKGLSPGALVLLDELGAGTDPAEGAALARAVLLRLKAGKAIVVASTHFGELKAFAYNTEGFENAAMEFDAKSLKPTYHLIMGSPGASHALKIAERYGLPEDVIEVATDGLSPEHQDLTLMMESLEVAEKRARTAQSEADRRLSELQKAQTQAEKKLAEAAEAKKKAREELSREFESAMRDIRLEAMRIFEELAKSPRDATSVDHARKEFKALQEVAAERAEEFEVAEAPVDVSAPLAKGAPVRIEGYAGVGTLLSDPQGDTVQVQMGSLRLKVKVAQVRVVESAPPASKPRKSLGLNRAMNLRPEIHLRAKRAEDALSELEKFLDEAVLASFDTVRVVHGKGEGILRRLTHDLLRKHKHVRSFGFAEDTEGGHGVTVVVLK; this is encoded by the coding sequence ATGCACGCCCTCGAAGTGCTGGAATTCGCTGAAGTTCTCGAACTCTTGGCTGGTCATTGCGAGACCCCAATGGGCCGCGAGCGGGCCTGCGCCCAGCGTCCGAGGATGACGCTGGACGGGGTGGAGGGCTTGTGGGCCGAGACGCTGGAATCGACGGGGCTCTCTGAGCAGGGGAGCCCTCCGAGCTTGGCGGCGGTCCAAGACTTCGGTGAACTCGTGACGCTAGCGTCGAAAGGGGCTTGCCTGGGCGGAAGGGACATCTTCCAAATCGCTCAGGGGCTCCAGGCGATGCGGACCTTCCGCGAGTTCGTCGAGAAGTGCGAATCTCCGCTTCCCCTCTTGAGGCAACTCGCGCTCGAGTTCCCTGCCGCCCAAGCGATCGAGCGGCAGGTGTTCCAATCTCTCGAGCCTTCGGGCGAAGTGCGGGATTCGGCGAGCCCGGAGCTTGCAAGGTTGAGACGCAGGCTGACCTCCCACCAGGGCAAGGTTCTCGAACGAGTACAAAGCTACGTCTCAGGCAAGACCCGCGCGCTGCTCTCCGACCCGCTTTACACCCAGCGCGACAACCGGTACGTGATCCCGCTGAAGGCGGAGCACAAAGGCAAGATTCGCGGGATCGTCCATGGTTCGAGCGCGAGCGGGCAGACGGTCTTCGTGGAGCCAGAAGACGTTCTCCAGCTAACGAATGCCATCCGCCAGATCGAAGGCGAGATCGAGGAAGAGATTCAACGGGTGCTGACTCAATTGTCCGCTGCCCTGGGAAGCGTTGCGCCCGAAACCCTGGGAGGTATCGAATCCGCTGCGAGGTTCGACCTGCTCCTCGCCAAAGTCCGGCTTTCGAACTCTTGGGCTGGGTCTGCGCCCGATCTCGTCGGCGATCAGCACGGAATCTCATTGCGGAGGGCCAGGCATCCCCTTCTCGATCCTGCTATCGTCGTTCCCCTCGACGTCGAGGTCGGGTTTGAGCGGAACGGACTTCTCATCACCGGTCCCAACACCGGAGGAAAGACCGTCGCGATTAAGACGATCGGGCTTTGCGCCTTGCTGGCTCAATGCGGGATACCTCCGCCTGCGGATGCCGTTCGTCTGGGGCCTTTCACTCAGTTTTGGTGCGACATCGGCGACGAGCAGAGCATCCAGCAATCGCTCTCAACCTTCAGCGGGCACATCAAGAACATAGCTGCCGCGATCAAGGGGCTGTCGCCCGGCGCGCTCGTGCTGCTGGACGAACTCGGAGCCGGGACCGATCCGGCGGAAGGAGCTGCGCTCGCGCGGGCTGTCTTGCTTCGCCTGAAAGCGGGGAAGGCGATCGTCGTCGCCAGCACGCACTTCGGGGAACTCAAGGCGTTCGCCTACAACACCGAAGGTTTCGAAAACGCCGCGATGGAGTTCGACGCCAAGAGCCTCAAGCCCACGTACCATCTCATTATGGGTTCGCCGGGAGCAAGCCACGCGCTCAAGATCGCCGAGCGGTATGGGCTTCCTGAGGACGTAATCGAGGTAGCGACGGACGGTCTCAGCCCGGAGCACCAGGACCTCACGCTCATGATGGAGAGCCTGGAGGTCGCCGAGAAGCGGGCGCGGACCGCTCAATCCGAAGCCGACCGGCGGTTGAGCGAGCTGCAAAAAGCTCAGACGCAAGCGGAGAAGAAGCTTGCGGAGGCGGCCGAAGCCAAGAAAAAGGCGAGGGAGGAACTCTCTCGGGAATTCGAATCGGCCATGCGCGACATTCGCTTGGAGGCCATGAGGATTTTCGAGGAGCTTGCGAAGTCGCCGAGGGACGCGACATCGGTAGATCACGCGCGAAAGGAGTTCAAGGCTCTTCAGGAAGTCGCGGCCGAACGGGCCGAGGAGTTCGAGGTGGCTGAGGCTCCTGTGGACGTAAGCGCGCCGCTGGCCAAGGGAGCGCCGGTGAGAATCGAGGGGTACGCCGGTGTCGGCACGCTCCTCTCGGACCCTCAAGGAGACACGGTTCAGGTTCAGATGGGATCGCTCAGACTCAAGGTGAAGGTCGCCCAAGTGCGGGTGGTCGAGTCGGCTCCTCCGGCCTCCAAGCCCCGAAAGAGCCTTGGGCTCAACCGCGCGATGAACCTCCGTCCGGAGATTCACCTCCGGGCCAAACGCGCCGAAGACGCCCTGAGCGAGTTGGAGAAGTTCCTCGACGAGGCGGTCTTGGCGTCGTTCGACACGGTTCGTGTGGTCCATGGCAAGGGCGAGGGGATTCTCCGCCGGTTGACCCATGATCTCTTGCGCAAACACAAGCATGTTCGTTCGTTCGGCTTTGCTGAGGACACCGAAGGCGGGCATGGAGTCACCGTCGTGGTGCTAAAGTAG